A window from Setaria italica strain Yugu1 chromosome VIII, Setaria_italica_v2.0, whole genome shotgun sequence encodes these proteins:
- the LOC101758877 gene encoding uncharacterized protein LOC101758877 — translation MAWIAAQSGWIGTARNEYDPIQKVLFGWPSPEPNLGQNDFNPSFLGPESIRTSSLLDRFLATRDARRRTLRWRRARWREVAAWWRSISDGHHRDGDRCLLAKSKKDGAWSSKVL, via the exons ATGGCCTGGATTGCAGCCCAATCCGGGTGGATTGGAACGGCCCGGAACGAATACGACCCAATACAAAAAGTATTGTTTGGTTGGCCTAGCCCAGAACCAAACCTGGGCCAGAACGATTTCAATCCTTCCTTCCTTGGCCCGGAATCAATCCGCACCTCATCCCTCTTGGATCGGTTCCTGGCCACACGCGACGCGAGGAGACGGACACTCCGCTGGCGGCGCGCGAGGTGGCGCGAGGTGGCGGCATGGTGGCGCAGCATCTCCGACGGCCACCACCGCGACGGCGACCGCTGCCTTCTCGCCA AATCGAAGAAAGATGGTGCTTGGTCGAGCAAGGTTCTTTAG
- the LOC101759835 gene encoding NAD(P)H-quinone oxidoreductase subunit T, chloroplastic — translation MAASTASRPLTPFLYRTRRRANAVVIVAAASTPDAEPAAAAGAAQGKKKTVDTRIHWSDPDEGWVGGKAKKEGDGDGRRGKNEPLGGRFADLINAASESHYQFLGIAPEADLEEIKAAYRRLSKEYHPDTTTLPLKTASEKFIRLREVYNVLSKEETRRFYDWTLAQEAESRRLQQLRSRLEDPYEQDIENYESVPDMVDRLGGRNMKLSDQAMTALTVDIVIIIFSVCCIIYAVFFKEQY, via the exons ATGGCAGCATCCACGGCCTCACGCCCCTTGACGCCTTTCCTTTACCGGACCCGGCGGCGCGCGAACGCCGTGGTCATTGTTGCCGCCGCGAGCACGCCGGACGCCGAgccagcggcggcagccggggcggcgcaggggaagaagaagacggtGGACACGAGGATACACTGGTCGGACCCGGACGAAGGCTGGGTTGGcggcaaggccaagaaggaaGGCGACGGTGACGGCCGCCGCGGCAAGAACGAGCCGCTGGGAGGGAGGTTCGCCGACCTCATCAACGCCGCCTCCGAGTCTCACTACCA GTTCCTGGGGATAGCGCCGGAGGCGGACCTTGAGGAGATCAAGGCGGCGTACCGGCGGCTGTCCAAGGAGTACCACCCAGACACGACGACGCTGCCGCTCAAGACAGCGTCGGAGAAGTTCATCCGCCTGCGGGAGGTGTACAACGTGCTGAGCAAGGAGGAGACCCGGCGGTTCTACGACTGGACGCTGGCGCAGGAGGCCGAGAGCCGGCGGCTGCAGCAGCTCAGGTCCAGGCTCGAGGACCCTTACGAGCAGGACATCGAGAACTACGAGTCCGTGCCGGACATGGTCGACCGCCTCGGCGGGAGGAACATGAAGCTCAGCGACCAGGCCATGACCGCGCTCACCGTCgacatcgtcatcatcatcttctccgTCTGCTGCATCATCTACGCCGTGTTCTTCAAGGAGCAGTACTGA